A segment of the Bacillota bacterium genome:
GGTGGAGGTACCACCTCCTCTCGAACTCGTCCGGACTGAGATACCCGAGGGCCGAGTGGCGCCGGCGGCGGTTGGAGAAGGCCTCGATGTACTCGAAGACAGCGGTCTTCAGCAACTGGCGGGTCGGCCACGGCCTGAGATCGAGCAGCTCGGTCTGCAGGGTGGCGAAGAAGCTCTCCGCGACCGCATTGTCCAGAGCATC
Coding sequences within it:
- a CDS encoding IS3 family transposase, with product DALDNAVAESFFATLQTELLDLRPWPTRQLLKTAVFEYIEAFSNRRRRHSALGYLSPDEFERRWYLHHEVPATAA